A genomic segment from Lutibacter sp. A80 encodes:
- a CDS encoding SusC/RagA family TonB-linked outer membrane protein encodes MKKNYYYFLTILAVFFVQISFAQSITVTGVVKSNADNLPLPGVSVLIKGTNMGGTTDFDGKYEIKASEGAVLVFSYVGFATQEIEVTSNIINVSLNAGESLDEVVITALGIKKERKSLGYAVQAVKAEALLEGNQSSMVNGLQGKVSGVTVVNSGGAPGASAIIMIRGGSSITGNNQPLFIVDGLPIDNSTSSSLEVASANRASDINPEDIESISVLKGPAAAALYGIQAAEGAVIITTKKGKDGASVISYSGSLSVDNIIGTPNVQTQYGQGEQIVEATGTTINTDSPLSWGNSTAGSPVFNNIDDFYDTAITSNHTLSYSGGNAKSNIYFSIGDVSQEGVIESTSYDKTSFRINTSSNINDNLTLGVSANYITTKTNSTKQGNATGSSFLSLLKYPANVNASDYLNADNSQKSFFLDQQFDNPYWSIDNSPNTDEVNRLIGAISLNYSFLENFNVSYKLGIDNFTQFNKKITGDGSLVDNREDGYISQYDRENKRLNSNLLVTFEKNITEDFSINALLGNSVDELDIRTTYTSGDGFQAPGIYSVGNVLVEDQYISEGISRKRMVGVFGELKLGWQNALFLTATGRNDWSSTLPKDKRSFFYPSVGASAVITDLFKNAGNDITSSNGLSYLQLRSTWAKVGKDAPIGALESSLSTNINSLASSGYTWNGVDVGNPNLEPEFTNSFEIGVDMRLFESRIGLDFTYYTSKSDNQILRDIRVPPTTGTFYATLNGGSITNSGLEALLSIKVLPYTSEFKWNVDLNFGMNESKVNELPGFLNEVYLSDSWTFNSTAAGAAILDGSLFGLRGYRPQKNDNGDVVINSNGLPTLVQETYDDVTRMPDWTLGFSSTMNYKNFQLSFLLDLVQGVDVYNATESALVYYGLSEQTLNRNETIVLPGVDANGAVNTVPVAMDQAFYTDYYYKNSENFIEDGSFARLRYVTLSYKLPSKLLDKIALSSVEFFATGRNLFTITDYSGVDPEVNTFGAGVSGAGSMSIDNLGTPNMKGFDLGLKVKF; translated from the coding sequence ATGAAAAAAAACTATTATTATTTTTTAACGATTCTAGCAGTATTTTTTGTTCAAATTTCTTTTGCGCAATCTATAACTGTTACAGGGGTGGTTAAATCTAATGCTGACAATCTTCCGTTACCAGGGGTTAGCGTATTGATTAAAGGTACAAACATGGGTGGTACAACTGATTTTGATGGGAAATACGAAATTAAAGCTTCTGAAGGAGCTGTTTTGGTGTTTTCATATGTTGGTTTTGCAACTCAGGAAATTGAAGTGACATCTAACATTATTAATGTGTCATTAAATGCAGGTGAAAGTTTAGATGAAGTTGTGATTACTGCATTAGGTATTAAAAAAGAACGTAAATCTCTTGGTTATGCTGTGCAAGCTGTAAAAGCAGAAGCGCTTTTAGAAGGTAACCAGTCAAGTATGGTTAATGGATTGCAAGGTAAAGTTTCAGGGGTTACTGTTGTGAATTCTGGAGGAGCTCCTGGGGCATCAGCAATTATTATGATTAGAGGGGGATCTTCTATTACAGGAAATAATCAGCCTTTATTTATTGTAGATGGTCTTCCAATTGATAATTCAACTAGTTCAAGTTTGGAGGTAGCCAGTGCTAATAGAGCTTCTGATATTAACCCAGAAGATATTGAAAGTATATCTGTTTTAAAAGGACCTGCGGCAGCTGCACTTTATGGTATTCAGGCTGCAGAAGGTGCAGTTATTATTACAACAAAAAAAGGGAAAGATGGTGCTAGTGTAATTTCGTATTCTGGTTCACTTTCTGTTGATAATATTATTGGAACACCAAATGTACAAACGCAATATGGTCAAGGAGAACAAATTGTAGAAGCAACTGGTACAACTATTAATACTGATTCTCCACTTTCTTGGGGAAATAGTACTGCTGGATCTCCAGTTTTTAATAATATAGATGATTTTTACGATACAGCTATTACATCAAACCATACTTTAAGTTATTCAGGTGGTAATGCAAAAAGTAATATTTATTTTTCTATTGGAGATGTTTCTCAAGAAGGTGTAATTGAAAGTACAAGTTATGATAAAACATCTTTTAGAATTAATACTTCTTCAAATATTAATGATAATTTAACTTTAGGTGTTTCAGCAAATTATATAACTACAAAAACCAATAGTACAAAGCAAGGTAATGCTACTGGAAGTAGTTTTTTAAGTTTATTAAAATATCCTGCTAATGTTAATGCTTCGGATTATTTAAATGCTGATAATTCTCAGAAAAGTTTCTTTTTAGATCAACAATTTGATAATCCTTATTGGAGTATTGATAATAGTCCTAATACAGATGAGGTTAATCGTTTAATTGGAGCTATAAGTTTAAATTATAGCTTTTTAGAAAATTTTAATGTATCGTATAAATTAGGTATTGATAATTTTACACAATTTAATAAAAAAATTACTGGAGACGGTTCTTTAGTAGATAATAGAGAAGATGGTTATATAAGTCAGTACGATAGAGAAAATAAGCGTTTAAATTCAAATTTATTAGTAACTTTTGAAAAAAATATTACAGAAGATTTTTCTATAAATGCTTTATTAGGTAATTCTGTTGATGAATTAGATATTAGAACAACTTATACAAGTGGAGATGGTTTTCAAGCTCCAGGAATATATAGTGTTGGTAATGTATTGGTTGAAGATCAATATATTAGTGAGGGTATTTCTAGAAAGCGTATGGTTGGTGTTTTTGGTGAATTAAAATTAGGTTGGCAAAATGCATTGTTTTTAACAGCAACCGGAAGAAATGACTGGTCTTCTACGTTACCAAAAGATAAAAGATCTTTCTTTTACCCTTCAGTTGGTGCTTCAGCAGTAATTACAGATTTATTTAAAAATGCAGGTAACGATATTACATCTTCAAACGGATTGAGTTACTTACAATTGAGATCTACTTGGGCTAAAGTTGGTAAAGATGCACCAATTGGAGCATTAGAAAGTTCACTTTCAACTAATATAAATTCATTAGCAAGTTCCGGATATACTTGGAACGGTGTTGATGTTGGTAATCCAAACCTTGAACCAGAATTTACAAATAGTTTTGAAATAGGTGTAGATATGCGTTTGTTTGAAAGTAGAATAGGGTTAGACTTTACCTATTACACTAGTAAATCAGACAATCAAATATTAAGAGATATAAGGGTTCCTCCAACAACAGGTACATTTTATGCAACACTTAATGGAGGATCTATTACAAATAGTGGTCTAGAAGCGTTACTTTCAATTAAAGTATTGCCTTATACATCAGAATTTAAATGGAATGTTGACTTAAACTTTGGAATGAACGAAAGTAAGGTTAATGAACTTCCTGGTTTCCTAAACGAAGTTTATTTATCGGATTCTTGGACGTTTAATTCAACAGCAGCAGGTGCAGCGATATTAGATGGTTCATTATTTGGTTTAAGAGGTTATAGACCTCAAAAAAATGATAATGGAGATGTAGTTATTAATTCAAATGGTTTACCAACGTTAGTTCAAGAAACATATGATGATGTAACTCGTATGCCAGATTGGACTTTAGGTTTTTCAAGTACAATGAATTACAAAAATTTCCAACTATCATTTTTATTAGATTTAGTTCAAGGTGTTGATGTATATAATGCAACAGAATCTGCTTTAGTTTATTATGGTTTAAGCGAGCAAACACTTAATAGAAATGAAACAATAGTTTTACCAGGTGTTGATGCTAATGGAGCAGTAAATACAGTTCCAGTAGCTATGGATCAAGCATTTTATACGGATTATTACTATAAAAATTCAGAAAATTTTATTGAAGATGGTTCGTTTGCAAGGCTTAGATATGTTACATTAAGTTATAAACTACCAAGTAAACTACTAGATAAAATAGCGTTATCTTCTGTAGAGTTTTTTGCTACAGGAAGAAATCTATTTACAATAACAGACTATAGTGGAGTTGATCCAGAGGTTAATACTTTTGGAGCAGGAGTTTCTGGAGCAGGATCCATGTCTATAGATAATTTAGGAACACCTAACATGAAAGGGTTTGATTTAGGTTTAAAAGTTAAATTCTAA
- a CDS encoding DeoR/GlpR family DNA-binding transcription regulator produces the protein MLKEERQNCILNKIRLNKKVLSVDLSHELNVSEDTIRRDLNELSSKKLIKKVHGGALTIENIAPSYEERRNHNLQEKNSIAKKAVKLIKSGQVIIMSGSTTNLQLAKIIPSNINATIYTYSLPIALQLTEHPSIEIIFIGGKIHKSAQVTVGLDVVSSISELRADLCFMGTGGINISNGMTEPNWEVSHIKKCMISVSNQVVALCTKNKINEIKRYTAVPINKIDTIVTDIDPKDSIFNNFKEKGVKIL, from the coding sequence ATGCTTAAAGAAGAAAGACAAAACTGCATTTTAAATAAAATCAGGTTAAATAAAAAGGTTTTATCTGTAGATTTAAGCCATGAATTAAATGTTTCAGAAGACACAATAAGACGAGATCTTAATGAATTATCTTCTAAAAAATTAATTAAAAAAGTACATGGAGGCGCACTCACCATAGAAAATATAGCTCCTTCATATGAAGAAAGAAGAAATCATAATTTACAGGAAAAAAACAGTATTGCAAAAAAAGCGGTAAAACTCATTAAATCTGGCCAAGTAATTATTATGAGTGGAAGCACAACAAATCTACAACTTGCAAAAATTATCCCTTCCAACATAAATGCAACTATCTACACCTACAGCTTACCTATTGCATTACAGCTAACAGAACACCCTTCAATTGAAATTATATTTATAGGTGGAAAAATCCATAAATCCGCACAAGTTACCGTTGGCTTAGATGTAGTTTCTTCTATTTCCGAACTAAGAGCAGACCTATGTTTTATGGGTACGGGAGGAATTAATATTTCTAATGGAATGACTGAACCCAACTGGGAAGTATCTCATATTAAAAAATGTATGATTTCTGTAAGCAACCAAGTTGTTGCACTTTGTACTAAAAATAAAATAAATGAAATTAAACGCTATACTGCTGTACCCATTAACAAAATTGACACTATTGTTACAGATATAGATCCAAAAGATTCAATATTTAATAATTTCAAAGAAAAAGGAGTAAAAATACTTTAG
- a CDS encoding DUF1343 domain-containing protein, which translates to MKVLTGLDILVNDSEIQKSFKGNIGLLCNNASVDATFSHAILKFKKIFDSRFIKVFGPQHGFSTDAQDNMIETDHCIHPYFNIPIYSLYSETRTPTDKMLEDIDHLFVDLQDIGCRTYTYIYTLTLLLEKCANKNIEIIVLDRPNPINGVDIEGNILEKEFKSFIGLYPIPMRHGMTIGEVAIMHQTFWSKEKANLKVIKMQHWKRAMYFEDTKLPWILPSPNLARAESTCTFPTTVLFEGTNLSEGRGTTQPLEIFGHPNIEPYSYFENNLKQALKESKLKGFTVRPITFIPTFHKQYNKICGGFQIHITDKKTFQPWRAGQFIMKEIYHYLGSDFTWKTPPYEYNYTQLPIDILNGTDKLRYWIENNGNIETLDSFEDLKDYKLKFNEIKLY; encoded by the coding sequence ATGAAAGTACTTACAGGCTTAGATATATTAGTAAATGATTCCGAAATTCAAAAATCATTTAAAGGTAATATAGGTTTACTATGTAATAATGCTTCAGTTGATGCTACTTTTTCACATGCAATTTTAAAATTTAAAAAAATATTTGATTCTAGATTTATTAAAGTTTTTGGTCCTCAACATGGGTTTTCTACTGATGCACAAGACAATATGATTGAAACTGATCATTGTATCCACCCATATTTTAACATTCCAATCTACTCTCTTTATTCTGAAACCCGCACCCCAACAGATAAAATGCTTGAAGATATAGACCATTTATTTGTTGATTTACAAGATATTGGATGCAGAACTTATACTTATATTTACACGCTTACACTTCTTCTAGAAAAATGTGCAAATAAAAATATCGAAATTATTGTTCTTGACCGTCCAAACCCTATAAATGGTGTAGATATTGAAGGAAATATCTTAGAAAAAGAATTTAAGTCTTTTATTGGTCTTTACCCTATACCTATGAGACACGGAATGACAATTGGTGAAGTCGCTATAATGCACCAAACATTTTGGAGTAAAGAAAAAGCAAACCTTAAAGTAATTAAAATGCAACATTGGAAACGAGCAATGTATTTTGAAGACACTAAATTACCTTGGATTTTGCCCTCACCAAATCTTGCAAGAGCCGAAAGTACCTGTACATTTCCAACAACAGTTTTATTTGAAGGAACTAATTTAAGCGAAGGCAGAGGAACTACACAACCTTTAGAAATTTTTGGACATCCAAATATTGAACCTTATTCTTATTTTGAAAACAATCTTAAACAAGCACTAAAAGAATCTAAATTAAAAGGTTTTACAGTTAGACCAATAACTTTCATTCCAACGTTTCATAAACAATATAATAAGATTTGTGGTGGTTTTCAAATTCATATTACAGATAAAAAAACTTTTCAACCTTGGAGGGCCGGACAATTTATTATGAAAGAAATATACCATTATTTAGGAAGTGATTTTACATGGAAAACCCCTCCATATGAATACAATTACACACAACTCCCTATCGACATTCTAAATGGCACTGACAAATTGAGATATTGGATAGAAAACAATGGCAACATAGAAACATTAGACTCTTTTGAAGACCTAAAAGACTACAAATTAAAATTTAACGAAATAAAATTATATTAA
- a CDS encoding sodium:solute symporter: MSATLILIIIASYFGILMLISYYTSRNSSDASFYTGDRKSPWQVVAFGMIGAVMSGVTFVSIPGMVGTNNFYYLQFVFGNVVGYIFITYVLLPIYYDLKLVSIYTYLDTRFGTKTYKTGSLFFLISQSFGAALRLLLAAKILQFAVFDSFNIPFYITVIIILILIWFYTHKSGIKTIVWTDTLQTFFLLLAAIVSIYVVKSSLNLDVSETITSVTNHKYFKVFDWDFNSGSNFYKQFISGFLIAIAMVGLDQNMMQKTLTCKNKKEAQNNILTFSLFLAVAQFLFLGLGVMLYLYAENFGIQLDTLNGKFINTDDLFPMLSLNHFGIIASISFILGITAASFSSVDSSLTALTTSFTHDFLDIQHKNSKEQKKLKNKVLLGFSIVIFTIIMLFSESKGDVISTIFKVAGYTYGPLLGLYLLGIFTKIKIKDAAVPFICVLMPLLTYYLNHLFISKFSFDLGFMNILVNALLTILSLIIVSTKNEK, translated from the coding sequence ATGAGCGCAACACTAATTTTAATCATCATTGCTTCCTATTTTGGAATACTAATGCTAATTTCTTACTACACATCTAGAAACTCAAGTGATGCTTCTTTTTATACAGGCGACAGAAAATCGCCTTGGCAAGTTGTTGCCTTTGGAATGATTGGAGCAGTAATGTCTGGAGTTACTTTTGTCTCTATTCCAGGTATGGTTGGAACTAACAACTTCTACTATTTGCAGTTTGTTTTTGGAAACGTTGTTGGTTATATATTTATTACATACGTTCTTTTACCTATATATTACGATTTAAAACTTGTTTCAATATATACATATTTAGATACTCGATTTGGAACAAAAACGTACAAAACAGGCTCATTATTCTTCCTAATATCACAATCTTTTGGAGCAGCACTTCGATTATTACTTGCTGCAAAAATTTTACAATTTGCGGTGTTTGATTCTTTTAATATCCCTTTTTATATTACTGTAATTATAATACTAATACTCATCTGGTTTTATACTCATAAATCCGGTATTAAAACCATTGTTTGGACAGATACATTACAAACATTCTTTTTACTTTTAGCTGCAATTGTATCGATATATGTAGTAAAAAGCAGTCTAAATTTAGATGTATCTGAAACAATAACCTCAGTTACCAATCATAAATACTTTAAAGTATTCGACTGGGATTTTAATTCGGGTTCTAATTTTTACAAACAATTTATTTCAGGATTTTTAATTGCAATTGCAATGGTGGGCTTAGATCAAAATATGATGCAAAAAACCCTTACTTGTAAAAATAAAAAAGAAGCTCAAAACAATATTTTAACTTTTAGTTTATTTTTAGCCGTTGCTCAATTTCTATTTCTAGGACTTGGAGTTATGCTTTATTTATACGCCGAAAACTTTGGTATACAACTAGACACCTTAAACGGTAAATTTATTAACACTGATGATTTATTCCCAATGTTATCACTCAATCATTTTGGAATTATAGCTAGTATAAGTTTTATATTAGGTATTACCGCTGCTTCATTTTCAAGTGTAGATTCATCGTTAACAGCTTTAACTACTTCCTTTACTCATGATTTTTTAGACATTCAACATAAAAACTCAAAAGAACAAAAGAAATTAAAAAACAAAGTTTTATTAGGTTTTTCAATCGTAATATTTACAATTATTATGTTATTTTCAGAAAGTAAAGGCGATGTAATCTCAACTATTTTTAAGGTTGCAGGTTATACGTATGGCCCTTTATTAGGACTATACCTACTTGGTATTTTTACAAAAATAAAAATAAAAGATGCTGCAGTTCCATTTATATGTGTACTTATGCCATTGCTTACCTACTATTTAAACCACTTATTTATCTCTAAATTCTCTTTTGATTTAGGATTTATGAATATACTCGTAAACGCACTATTAACAATATTAAGTTTAATTATTGTATCAACTAAAAATGAAAAATAA
- the murQ gene encoding N-acetylmuramic acid 6-phosphate etherase, with protein sequence MKNKPTTEQSSNYNNLEKMSTLELLSNINNEDKTVPNAIEKALPSIEKLVNLIHSKMEKGGRLFYIGAGTSGRLGVLDASECPPTFGVPDNWVIGLIAGGDFALRKAVENAEDDTILAWKDLQKYVITDKDVLVGIAASGTTPYVIGGLKTAKENDISTGCIVCNTDSPVAKVADYPVEIVVGPEFVTGSTRMKSGTAQKLVLNMITTSVMIKLGRVKDNKMVHMQLSNAKLVNRGILMLMDELHINQELASELLKKHKSVKNALDAYKNKLIQ encoded by the coding sequence ATGAAAAATAAACCAACCACAGAACAATCTTCAAATTACAATAACCTAGAAAAGATGAGTACCTTAGAGCTACTCTCAAATATAAATAATGAAGATAAAACAGTACCTAATGCTATTGAAAAAGCACTCCCATCAATTGAAAAATTAGTGAATCTAATTCACTCTAAAATGGAAAAAGGGGGGCGCCTTTTTTACATCGGAGCTGGAACCAGCGGAAGATTAGGTGTTTTAGACGCTTCAGAATGCCCTCCAACTTTTGGTGTTCCCGATAATTGGGTTATTGGCTTAATTGCTGGAGGCGATTTTGCCCTTAGAAAAGCTGTTGAAAATGCTGAAGATGATACCATCTTAGCCTGGAAAGACCTACAAAAATATGTAATTACCGACAAAGATGTTTTGGTTGGAATTGCAGCTTCAGGAACTACTCCTTATGTTATTGGAGGACTGAAAACGGCAAAAGAAAATGACATAAGTACTGGCTGTATTGTTTGTAATACCGATAGCCCTGTTGCTAAAGTAGCAGATTATCCTGTTGAAATTGTTGTAGGACCAGAATTTGTAACTGGAAGCACACGCATGAAATCTGGAACAGCTCAAAAATTAGTTTTAAATATGATAACAACTTCTGTTATGATTAAACTTGGAAGAGTTAAAGACAACAAAATGGTTCATATGCAATTATCAAATGCAAAATTAGTAAATAGAGGAATCTTAATGCTTATGGACGAATTACATATCAACCAAGAATTAGCTTCTGAATTACTTAAAAAGCATAAAAGTGTTAAAAATGCACTAGATGCTTATAAAAATAAACTCATTCAATAA
- a CDS encoding anhydro-N-acetylmuramic acid kinase yields MEHKTKYCIGVMSGTSLDGIDIAYIKLSFKNSFQFKILKAVTIPYHTDWKKALKNGFHLSGEALTKLDADYGIFLGTILKDFITENNIEKLDFIASHGHTIYHNPSEHYTLQIGNGPYINTITGVKTICNFRVQDVALGGQGAPLVPIGDALLFSQYDYCLNLGGFSNISMRENKLRIAYDICPVNIVLNHYVNSLNIEYDDNGKIASTGNINTNLLTELNALPFYNDTKPKSLGYEFILETIFPIIDKYKLEIKDILRTFIEHIAIQIAKKIDSDSSKKMLIAGGGAYNGFLIERLQSYTKTQLIIPDDEIIDYKEALVFALLGYLKNEEKNNCLKSVTGASKNHSSGIIYNA; encoded by the coding sequence ATGGAACATAAAACAAAATACTGTATTGGAGTAATGAGTGGCACTTCTCTAGACGGTATAGATATTGCCTATATTAAACTTAGCTTTAAAAATTCATTTCAATTTAAAATACTTAAAGCTGTTACAATTCCATACCATACAGACTGGAAAAAAGCATTAAAAAACGGATTTCACTTATCTGGAGAAGCATTAACTAAACTCGATGCAGATTATGGTATTTTTTTAGGTACTATATTAAAAGATTTTATTACAGAAAATAATATTGAAAAGTTAGATTTTATAGCTTCACACGGACATACAATTTACCATAACCCTAGCGAACATTATACGCTTCAAATTGGAAATGGACCTTATATCAATACAATTACAGGCGTTAAAACAATTTGTAATTTTAGAGTGCAAGATGTGGCTCTTGGCGGCCAAGGTGCTCCATTAGTACCTATTGGAGATGCTCTTTTATTTTCTCAGTACGATTATTGCTTAAATTTAGGTGGTTTTTCAAACATTTCAATGCGAGAAAATAAATTACGAATTGCTTATGATATTTGCCCTGTAAATATTGTATTAAACCATTATGTAAATTCATTAAATATTGAATACGATGATAATGGTAAAATTGCTTCAACCGGAAACATTAATACAAATTTATTAACCGAACTAAATGCTTTACCTTTTTATAACGATACAAAACCAAAATCTCTAGGTTACGAATTTATTTTAGAAACTATTTTTCCAATAATCGACAAATACAAACTCGAAATAAAAGACATATTAAGAACTTTTATAGAACATATTGCAATACAAATAGCTAAAAAAATAGATTCAGATTCTTCTAAAAAAATGTTAATTGCTGGAGGTGGCGCTTACAATGGCTTTCTAATTGAAAGATTACAATCTTACACCAAAACACAATTAATAATACCTGACGACGAAATTATCGATTACAAAGAAGCTTTGGTATTTGCTTTACTCGGTTATTTAAAAAATGAAGAAAAAAACAACTGTTTAAAAAGTGTAACTGGTGCAAGTAAAAACCACAGCAGCGGAATTATTTACAATGCTTAA